From Mercenaria mercenaria strain notata chromosome 17, MADL_Memer_1, whole genome shotgun sequence, the proteins below share one genomic window:
- the LOC123537205 gene encoding uncharacterized protein LOC123537205: protein MYTTIDTVTSRKDKEDVDVKVTVKSRTRVSAWGKKNGTKVSGVFEDTTGKIDFVGWDGVTKYMDANLFEGKTVVIRKVRIKACQTSYTRTRKDVQLLFTNQTTVEPTEEGVLKCPVVITPLCDLAGLD from the exons AT GTATACAACTATAGACACTGTCACATCCAGGAAGGATAAGGAGGATGTAGATGTTAAAGTCACTGTTAAGTCAAGAACTAGAGTGTCAGCCTGGGGGAAGAAGAATGGGACAAAGGTGAGTGGTGTCTTTGAGGACACCACTGGCAAGATAGACTTTGTTGGATGGGATGGTGTAACGAAATATATGGATGCTAATTTATTTGAGGGGAAGACAGTGGTTATACGTAAGGTTAGAATCAAGGCTTGCCAGACTAGCTACACCAGGACAAGAAAAGATGTCCAGCTGTTATTCACCAATCAAACAACAGTTGAACCTACAGAGGAAGGCGTGCTGAAGTGTCCTGTTGTGATAACCCCATTATGTGATTTGGCTGGTCTAGATTAG